The Xenopus laevis strain J_2021 chromosome 7S, Xenopus_laevis_v10.1, whole genome shotgun sequence genome includes a window with the following:
- the axin2.S gene encoding axin 2 (conductin, axil) S homeolog, which produces MSSAGVLTCIPDSGRIFRETSLRPPVPGQETKNYKPEKFTMDSQHLKHKEDFIREAEGCVAHDSRFSRWGRSLNLLLDDQDGATLFRMYLEGEGLGDLLSFWFACNGFRAMDPSEPKTSKTAKAIYRWYVQNSSAVLCRLKPSTRTQVKECVKNQQLNKTVFDQAQQEIQRAMEQEAFTSFLQSDICKEYARGVEDSPTPDSPGPGLPTLAEDEEFGGLHHFSSGIGKINRALGRIPPRNQRSHFRKSEPTYPYFAPAASINDSEISSDALTEDSMSMTDASVDGIPPYRSKKQREIHRSVSANGQVSLPFVPRTMRPPAEMMPASPAEFAAKLTMALERVKKQREAEEKLEERLQRLKEDEEKADYDIPPSNHETAPVAALEDDPQSILDDHVSRVLKTPANLSPRAQSPFVQRKGKFQPASSKGQTSASCHLRPKVPQGMETSSTLASEHRSSLSSQLPRSSRKPEGCTQPHKPEESTSSAVLTTPLSPEQEAERSHSVLQWVLDSAKLMKKHHREPTASVTHCPELKKATHRAASQPAHLFLQDTSMPPLTAPNTLDQLEEARRRLVEDKRVPKLHKPRCAQSATLKEKSKTMESVPSSGFSTLKLSEEHKAAKKPSSECQGQGLAIVYYFCGERIPYMIRTKEPSLTLQEFKELLSKKGSYKYYFKKESHEFECNAVFQEVSEEDAVLPLFEEKIICKVERAC; this is translated from the exons ATGAGTTCTGCTGGAGTACTGACCTGCATCCCAGACTCTGGACGTATCTTCAGGGAAACTTCTTTGCGTCCACCTGTACCAGGCCAGGAGACTAAAAACTACAAG CCCGAAAAGTTCACCATGGATTCTCAGCACTTAAAACACAAGGAAGATTTTATCCGTGAAGCTGAAGGCTGCGTTGCCCATGATTCCCGCTTTTCCAGATGGGGCAGGTCTCTAAATCTTCTGCTGGACGACCAGGATGGAGCAACACTTTTCCGCATGTACTTGGAAGGGGAAGGTCTTGGGGATCTTTTAAGTTTCTGGTTTGCTTGCAATGGATTTAGGGCTATGGACCCATCGGAACCCAAGACATCGAAAACAGCTAAAGCCATATATCGCTGGTATGTACAAAATAGTTCAGCCGTTTTATGCCGCTTAAAGCCATCCACCCGCACCCAAGTGAAGGAGTGTGTGAAGAACCAACAATTGAACAAGACTGTGTTTGACCAGGCCCAGCAAGAGATACAAAGGGCAATGGAGCAGGAGGCATTTACCTCCTTTTTGCAGTCTGATATATGCAAGGAGTATGCTCGTGGTGTTGAAGACAGTCCAACTCCAGACAGTCCTGGGCCAGGGCTTCCAACATTGGCTGAGGATGAGGAGTTTGGAGGGTTACACCATTTTTCTTCTGGAATTGGGAAAATAAATCGTGCCTTAGGTCGGATCCCTCCTAGAAACCAAAG GTCTCATTTTCGAAAATCGGAACCAACCTATCCGTACTTTGCTCCTGCAGCCAGTATCAACGACAGTGAGATATCCAGCGATGCTTTGACAGAAGACAGTATGTCCATGACAGATGCGAGTGT AGATGGAATTCCGCCGTATCGCTCAAAAAAGCAGAGGGAGATCCACCGGAGCGTCAGCGCCAATGGACAAGTGTCTTTGCCTTTTGTTCCA AGGACTATGCGTCCACCAGCGGAGATGATGCCAGCCAGTCCGGCAGAGTTTGCAGCCAAGCTGACGATGGCTTTGGAGAGAGTAAAGAAACAAAGGGAGGCTGAAGAGAAACTGGAAGAAAGGTTGCAGAGGTTAAAAGAG GATGAAGAAAAAGCCGACTATGACATCCCGCCATCCAATCACGAGACGGCACCTGTGGCTGCTTTAGAGGATGATCCACAGTCCATCCTTGATGACCATGTATCTAGAGTTCTGAAAACGCCAGCAAATCTCTCTCCAAGGGCGCAGTCCCCTTTCGTTCAAAGAAAAGGCAAATTTCAACCAGCCTCCTCGAAAGGGCAGACTTCCGCATCTTGTCACTTGCGTCCCAAAGTTCCTCAGGGTATGGAAACGTCTTCCACGTTGGCATCCGAGCACCGAAGCTCTTTGAG CAGTCAACTCCCAAGAAGCTCCAGAAAACCAGAAGGTTGCACACAGCCCCACAAGCCAGAGGAATCGACCTCGTCGGCTGTGCTGACCACTCCTCTCTCTCCAGAGCAGGAAGCCGAGCGCAGCCACAGTGTCTTGCAATGGGTTCTAGATAGCGCAAAGTTGATGAAAAAACACCATCGAGAACCAACTGCCAG tGTTACTCACTGCCCTGAACTAAAGAAGGCCACGCACCGTGCAGCATCCCAACCAGCCCATTTGTTCCTGCAAGATACTTCCATGCCTCCACTTACAGCTCCCAACACTCTGGATCAACTGGAAGAGGCCAGGAGGCGTCTTGTAGAAGATAAGCGAGTTCCAAAACTTCATAAGCCCAG GTGTGCACAGTCTGCCACGCtgaaagaaaaaagcaaaaccaTGGAAAGTGTCCCTTCCTCTGGCTTTTCTACTCTAAAGCTTTCAGAAGA gcatAAGGCAGCCAAGAAACCAAGTTCTGAGTGTCAAGGCCAAGGCCTTGCCATTGTCTACTACTTCTGCGGTGAAAGGATACCTTACATGATCCGTACCAAGGAGCCAAGCTTGACTCTACAAGAGTTCAAAGAGTTGTTGAGCAAGAAAGGAAGTTACAA GTATTATTTCAAAAAGGAGAGCCATGAATTTGAATGCAACGCGGTTTTCCAAGAGGTCTCTGAAGAAGACGCTGTATTACCTTTGTTTGAGGAAAAGATAATCTGCAAGGTGGAAAGAGCATGTTGA
- the axin2.S gene encoding axin 2 (conductin, axil) S homeolog isoform X1 yields the protein MSSAGVLTCIPDSGRIFRETSLRPPVPGQETKNYKPEKFTMDSQHLKHKEDFIREAEGCVAHDSRFSRWGRSLNLLLDDQDGATLFRMYLEGEGLGDLLSFWFACNGFRAMDPSEPKTSKTAKAIYRWYVQNSSAVLCRLKPSTRTQVKECVKNQQLNKTVFDQAQQEIQRAMEQEAFTSFLQSDICKEYARGVEDSPTPDSPGPGLPTLAEDEEFGGLHHFSSGIGKINRALGRIPPRNQRSHFRKSEPTYPYFAPAASINDSEISSDALTEDSMSMTDASVDGIPPYRSKKQREIHRSVSANGQVSLPFVPRTMRPPAEMMPASPAEFAAKLTMALERVKKQREAEEKLEERLQRLKEDEEKADYDIPPSNHETAPVAALEDDPQSILDDHVSRVLKTPANLSPRAQSPFVQRKGKFQPASSKGQTSASCHLRPKVPQGMETSSTLASEHRSSLSQLPRSSRKPEGCTQPHKPEESTSSAVLTTPLSPEQEAERSHSVLQWVLDSAKLMKKHHREPTASVTHCPELKKATHRAASQPAHLFLQDTSMPPLTAPNTLDQLEEARRRLVEDKRVPKLHKPRCAQSATLKEKSKTMESVPSSGFSTLKLSEEHKAAKKPSSECQGQGLAIVYYFCGERIPYMIRTKEPSLTLQEFKELLSKKGSYKYYFKKESHEFECNAVFQEVSEEDAVLPLFEEKIICKVERAC from the exons ATGAGTTCTGCTGGAGTACTGACCTGCATCCCAGACTCTGGACGTATCTTCAGGGAAACTTCTTTGCGTCCACCTGTACCAGGCCAGGAGACTAAAAACTACAAG CCCGAAAAGTTCACCATGGATTCTCAGCACTTAAAACACAAGGAAGATTTTATCCGTGAAGCTGAAGGCTGCGTTGCCCATGATTCCCGCTTTTCCAGATGGGGCAGGTCTCTAAATCTTCTGCTGGACGACCAGGATGGAGCAACACTTTTCCGCATGTACTTGGAAGGGGAAGGTCTTGGGGATCTTTTAAGTTTCTGGTTTGCTTGCAATGGATTTAGGGCTATGGACCCATCGGAACCCAAGACATCGAAAACAGCTAAAGCCATATATCGCTGGTATGTACAAAATAGTTCAGCCGTTTTATGCCGCTTAAAGCCATCCACCCGCACCCAAGTGAAGGAGTGTGTGAAGAACCAACAATTGAACAAGACTGTGTTTGACCAGGCCCAGCAAGAGATACAAAGGGCAATGGAGCAGGAGGCATTTACCTCCTTTTTGCAGTCTGATATATGCAAGGAGTATGCTCGTGGTGTTGAAGACAGTCCAACTCCAGACAGTCCTGGGCCAGGGCTTCCAACATTGGCTGAGGATGAGGAGTTTGGAGGGTTACACCATTTTTCTTCTGGAATTGGGAAAATAAATCGTGCCTTAGGTCGGATCCCTCCTAGAAACCAAAG GTCTCATTTTCGAAAATCGGAACCAACCTATCCGTACTTTGCTCCTGCAGCCAGTATCAACGACAGTGAGATATCCAGCGATGCTTTGACAGAAGACAGTATGTCCATGACAGATGCGAGTGT AGATGGAATTCCGCCGTATCGCTCAAAAAAGCAGAGGGAGATCCACCGGAGCGTCAGCGCCAATGGACAAGTGTCTTTGCCTTTTGTTCCA AGGACTATGCGTCCACCAGCGGAGATGATGCCAGCCAGTCCGGCAGAGTTTGCAGCCAAGCTGACGATGGCTTTGGAGAGAGTAAAGAAACAAAGGGAGGCTGAAGAGAAACTGGAAGAAAGGTTGCAGAGGTTAAAAGAG GATGAAGAAAAAGCCGACTATGACATCCCGCCATCCAATCACGAGACGGCACCTGTGGCTGCTTTAGAGGATGATCCACAGTCCATCCTTGATGACCATGTATCTAGAGTTCTGAAAACGCCAGCAAATCTCTCTCCAAGGGCGCAGTCCCCTTTCGTTCAAAGAAAAGGCAAATTTCAACCAGCCTCCTCGAAAGGGCAGACTTCCGCATCTTGTCACTTGCGTCCCAAAGTTCCTCAGGGTATGGAAACGTCTTCCACGTTGGCATCCGAGCACCGAAGCTCTTTGAG TCAACTCCCAAGAAGCTCCAGAAAACCAGAAGGTTGCACACAGCCCCACAAGCCAGAGGAATCGACCTCGTCGGCTGTGCTGACCACTCCTCTCTCTCCAGAGCAGGAAGCCGAGCGCAGCCACAGTGTCTTGCAATGGGTTCTAGATAGCGCAAAGTTGATGAAAAAACACCATCGAGAACCAACTGCCAG tGTTACTCACTGCCCTGAACTAAAGAAGGCCACGCACCGTGCAGCATCCCAACCAGCCCATTTGTTCCTGCAAGATACTTCCATGCCTCCACTTACAGCTCCCAACACTCTGGATCAACTGGAAGAGGCCAGGAGGCGTCTTGTAGAAGATAAGCGAGTTCCAAAACTTCATAAGCCCAG GTGTGCACAGTCTGCCACGCtgaaagaaaaaagcaaaaccaTGGAAAGTGTCCCTTCCTCTGGCTTTTCTACTCTAAAGCTTTCAGAAGA gcatAAGGCAGCCAAGAAACCAAGTTCTGAGTGTCAAGGCCAAGGCCTTGCCATTGTCTACTACTTCTGCGGTGAAAGGATACCTTACATGATCCGTACCAAGGAGCCAAGCTTGACTCTACAAGAGTTCAAAGAGTTGTTGAGCAAGAAAGGAAGTTACAA GTATTATTTCAAAAAGGAGAGCCATGAATTTGAATGCAACGCGGTTTTCCAAGAGGTCTCTGAAGAAGACGCTGTATTACCTTTGTTTGAGGAAAAGATAATCTGCAAGGTGGAAAGAGCATGTTGA